From a single Tursiops truncatus isolate mTurTru1 chromosome 20, mTurTru1.mat.Y, whole genome shotgun sequence genomic region:
- the C20H17orf58 gene encoding UPF0450 protein C17orf58 homolog isoform X2, with product MTARAFWLLCLIVGSSPEAPVAERKASPPHNRKPDPGGGPSAETPGPRPQPVPETPRRPRAAEAAPRAWSDLRRRKPQPAAENRAGFREAARAPAGPPSPRLSQAENRASPRRVPALEDSPRRARARALRLPAARPPTRAAEAPAGPAHPNRPRAAAPPPGPAPAPPPRLSPQQREDAELGAEPCARACRADLDERESYCASEFAVNGIVHDVDVLGTGIRLVTLLVDRDGLYKMNRLYITPDGFFFRVHILALDSSSCNKPCPEFKPGSRYIVMGHIYHKRRQLPTALLQVLRGRLRPGDGLLRSSSSYVKRFNRKRDGQVQGAIHTQCI from the exons ATGACAGCTAGAGCTTTCTGGCTCCTCTGTTTGATCGTTGGATCATCTCCCGAAGCCCCAGTGGCGGAGAGAAAAG CCTCGCCGCCCCACAACCGGAAGCCCGACCCCGGCGGCGGCCCGAGTGCGGAGACGCCTGGGCCGCGACCGCAGCCGGTCCCCGAGACTCCGCGGCGGCCGCGCGCAGCCGAGGCCGCTCCCCGCGCTTGGTCCGACCTGCGGCGCCGGAAGCCCCAGCCGGCCGCCGAGAACCGGGCCGGCTTCCGGGAGGCCGCGCGCGCGCCCGCCGGCCCGCCGAGCCCGCGCCTCTCGCAGGCCGAGAACCGTGCGTCGCCGCGCCGCGTGCCCGCGCTGGAGGACTCCCCGCGGCGGGCGCGCGCCCGGGCCCTGCGCCTCCCGGCCGCGCGGCCTCCCACGCGCGCCGCCGAGGCCCCCGCCGGTCCCGCCCACCCCAACCGGCCGCGCGCCGCCGCGCCGCCCCCGGGACCcgcgcccgcgccgccgccgcgccTCAGCCCCCAGCAGAGGGAGGATGCGGAGCTCGGCGCCGAGCCCTGCGCGCGCGCCTGCAGGGCGGACTTGGACGAGCGCGAGTCCTACTGCGCCAGCGAGTTCG CAGTCAACGGAATCGTGCATGATGTGGACGTCCTCGGTACAGGGATCCGGCTGGTGACTCTGCTGGTGGACCGGGACGGGCTGTACAAGATGAACCGCCTGTACATCACTCCGGACGGGTTTTTCTTCCGAGTCCACATATTAGCCCTAGACTCCTCTAGTTGCAATAAGCCATGCCCAGAATTTAAACCTG gcagcaGGTATATTGTGATGGGCCACATCTACCATAAGAGAAGGCAGCTACCTACAGCTCTGCTTCAGGTCCTGAGAGGGCGCCTCCGACCAGGAGATGGACTtctcaggagcagcagcagctATGTGAAAAGATTTAACCGGAAAAGGGATGGGCAAGTGCAAGGGGCAATTCACACCCAGTGCATTTGA
- the C20H17orf58 gene encoding UPF0450 protein C17orf58 homolog isoform X1 — MSAALSTSPLAGVRYVYIVPHLLSPPRAISSSPLSASPPLHSLISTRLPSSLSLPGLPSPPRLSASLPSLLCLSHSPHPRPLPSPLSPLSPPLPSPLSLPGLSYPDGLPGLSSSLPTASPPHNRKPDPGGGPSAETPGPRPQPVPETPRRPRAAEAAPRAWSDLRRRKPQPAAENRAGFREAARAPAGPPSPRLSQAENRASPRRVPALEDSPRRARARALRLPAARPPTRAAEAPAGPAHPNRPRAAAPPPGPAPAPPPRLSPQQREDAELGAEPCARACRADLDERESYCASEFAVNGIVHDVDVLGTGIRLVTLLVDRDGLYKMNRLQQVYCDGPHLP, encoded by the exons ATGTCTGCTGCCCTCTCCACGTCGCCTCTCGCAGGTGTACGCTACGTTTACATTgtcccccatctcctctcccctcccagagcCATTTCTTCTTCCCCCCTGTcggcctctcctcccctccacagCCTCATCTCTACCcgccttccctcctctctcagcctccccggcctcccctcccctccccgcctctcggcctccctcccctctcttctctgcctctcccattccccccacccccgtccccttccctcccctctatctcccctttccccacccctcccctctcctctcagccTCCCCGGCCTCTCCTACCCTGACGGCCTCCCcggcctctcctcttctctccctacaGCCTCGCCGCCCCACAACCGGAAGCCCGACCCCGGCGGCGGCCCGAGTGCGGAGACGCCTGGGCCGCGACCGCAGCCGGTCCCCGAGACTCCGCGGCGGCCGCGCGCAGCCGAGGCCGCTCCCCGCGCTTGGTCCGACCTGCGGCGCCGGAAGCCCCAGCCGGCCGCCGAGAACCGGGCCGGCTTCCGGGAGGCCGCGCGCGCGCCCGCCGGCCCGCCGAGCCCGCGCCTCTCGCAGGCCGAGAACCGTGCGTCGCCGCGCCGCGTGCCCGCGCTGGAGGACTCCCCGCGGCGGGCGCGCGCCCGGGCCCTGCGCCTCCCGGCCGCGCGGCCTCCCACGCGCGCCGCCGAGGCCCCCGCCGGTCCCGCCCACCCCAACCGGCCGCGCGCCGCCGCGCCGCCCCCGGGACCcgcgcccgcgccgccgccgcgccTCAGCCCCCAGCAGAGGGAGGATGCGGAGCTCGGCGCCGAGCCCTGCGCGCGCGCCTGCAGGGCGGACTTGGACGAGCGCGAGTCCTACTGCGCCAGCGAGTTCG CAGTCAACGGAATCGTGCATGATGTGGACGTCCTCGGTACAGGGATCCGGCTGGTGACTCTGCTGGTGGACCGGGACGGGCTGTACAAGATGAACCGCCT gcagcaGGTATATTGTGATGGGCCACATCTACCATAA